A portion of the Musa acuminata AAA Group cultivar baxijiao chromosome BXJ1-1, Cavendish_Baxijiao_AAA, whole genome shotgun sequence genome contains these proteins:
- the LOC103987876 gene encoding wee1-like protein kinase, with product MEGDFPAGDLSFQLGHVTFPPFQGFSSASTGSPFPFEKLLEGEGDGDDAPPVGAEEGGEDKDCILSQDFFCTPDYITPDCQQIDNGFEVDKENIPCPNSPEKTTNGRNKRHKSGCSPSKYLSTIFPCHQQVAEVQLDDCDSDQIVEGKSVQIGPQKRRNYVSKSAVALRCRITPPLCFRNPYIKTVASEVQGIFDDRRFKSTVFPSIGGVGLSRYHTDFHEIEQIGCGNFSRVFKVLKRLDGCLYAVKQIIRQLRHDIERRYALMEVQTLAALGSHENIVGYYTSWFENEQLYIQMELCDRSLSISKGQTLKGGEAFKIIYQISKSLHFMHERGIAHLDVKPENIYVKDGVYKLGDFGCATLTDKSLPIEEGDVRYMPQEMLNDKYEYLDKVDIFSLGASVYELVKGSRLPDSGPQFSNLREGKIQLLPGYTVQLQNLLKAMMDPDPIKRPSAKELMEHPTFEKSGGFSCKQPHRQLTKL from the exons ATGGAGGGTGATTTTCCCGCTGGTGATCTCAGCTTCCAGCTCGGGCACGTGACCTTTCCTCCCTTTCAGGGATTCTCTTCCGCCTCCACCGGCTCACCTTTCCCCTTCGAGAAACTTCTGGAGGGGGAGGGGGATGGCGACGACGCACCTCCCGTCGGTGCCGAGGAGGGAGGGGAAGATAAGGACTGCATCCTCAGCCAAGATTTCTTCTG TACTCCAGATTATATCACACCGGATTGCCAACAGATTGATAATGGGTTCGAGGTCGATAAG GAGAACATTCCTTGTCCAAACTCGCCGGAGAAGACAACAAATGGCAGGAACAAGAGGCACAAAAGTG GGTGCTCTCCAAGTAAATACCTCTCCACCATCTTTCCATGCCATCAACAGGTTGCGGAGGTTCAGTTGGATGATTGTGACTCTGATCAAATTGTGGAAGGCAAGTCAGTTCAAATTGGGccgcaaaagagaagaaattatgtTTCTAAGTCTGCAGTTGCATTGCGTTGTCGAATTACACCTCCTCTCTGCTTTAGGAATCCATATATAAAAACAGTTGCATCAGAGGTTCAAGGTATCTTTGATGACAGAAGATTTAAATCCACAG TCTTTCCTTCCATTGGTGGAGTTGGCCTTTCACGATATCACACTGATTTCCATGAAATTGAG CAAATTGGATGCGGAAATTTTAGCCGTGTGTTCAAAGTTCTGAAAAGACTAGATGGTTGTTTGTATGCAGTGAAACAAATCATCAGACAATTGCGTCATGACATTGAAAG AAGGTATGCCTTGATGGAAGTTCAAACTCTTGCAGCCTTAG gaTCACATGAAAATATAGTTGGATATTACACATCTTGGTTTGAAAACGAGCAACTCTATATTCAGATGGAACTTTGTGATCGAAGCCTTTCCATAAGTAAAGGTCAGACTTTAAAGGGTGGAGAAGCCTTCAAAATTATATATCAG ATTTCCAAATCATTGCACTTTATGCATGAACGAGGAATAGCCCACCTGGATGTGAAGCCCGAAAATATTTATGTGAAAGATGGTGTTTATAAGCTAGGAGACTTTGGTTGTGCAACACTTACAGACAAGAGTTTACCGATCGAAGAAGGTGATGTACGTTACATGCCTCAAGAGATGTTAAACGACAAGTATGAGTATCTTGATAAGGTTGATATTTTCTCCTTGGGAGCATCTGTCTATGAGCTTGTGAAGGGTTCCCGTTTGCCTGATTCTGGTCCTCAGTTCTCAAACCTCAGAGAGGGCAAAATTCAATTGCTACCTGGGTACACTGTGCAGCTTCAAAATTTACTCAAG GCTATGATGGATCCTGACCCTATAAAGCGGCCATCTGCAAAAGAACTAATGGAGCATCCTACATTTGAGAAATCAGGAGGATTCTCCTGCAAGCAGCCTCATCGTCAATTAACTAAACTTTGA
- the LOC103987897 gene encoding probable glycosyltransferase At5g03795, giving the protein MDVIGIEKAVSSRLGCSGGLAGGGWRTLVLLVVAIVTSAATLFASFSSSTGRVSIWFSVPFPALSSYGDVGSNSSSSWPTLPLSHAPPPLARPLLPLGPSSSPVAAAPPSPSPTASFVASETPPSSAHSPPPDTGGTATPSPTEPVNNTINEAVTINPPSSPSEISNAAEVKVPTSLRETDLQLIQAKREIAAAPMISNDSDLYPPLFLNFSVFKRSYELMERILKVYVYEDGNRPLCHTPVLRGIYASEGWFMKLMQENQQFVVKDPEKAHLFYLPYSSLQLRTHLYVPDSHSLQPISIFQRDYVNSISAKYPFWNTTKGADHFLVACHDWVSGLPLSLSLSAYDHVVFLLVQAPYTTKLHNELRQNTIKAVCNADASEGIFVPGRDVSLPETHIRTPERPDSDIGGRPASERAILAFFAGQMHGRVRPILVGQWRGRDEDMRIYEALPAAIARKMSYAEHMRSSKYCVCPMGYEVNSPRIVEAIHYECVPVIIADNFVLPFQEVLDWSAFSVVVAEKDIPRLKEILLGIGEERYMTMQMNVKRLQKHFVWHGRPRKYDLFHMILHSIWYNRLNQIPVQ; this is encoded by the exons ATGGACGTCATCGGAATTGAGAAGGCAGTTTCCAGCCGCCTCGGTTGCAGTGGCGGCCTGGCCGGCGGAGGGTGGAGGACGCTGGTCCTTCTCGTCGTTGCCATCGTCACGTCCGCTGCGACGCTCTTCGCGTCCTTCTCCTCCTCTACTGGCCGCGTCTCCATCTGGTTCTCGGTCCCTTTCCCTGCTCTCTCCTCCTACGGTGACGTCGGGTCCAATTCCTCCTCGTCGTGGCCTACTCTTCCACTCTCGCATGCTCCTCCGCCGCTTGCTCGTCCTCTTCTGCCTCTTGGTCCTTCTTCGTCCCCTGTTGCAGCTGCACCACCTTCTCCGTCACCGACTGCATCGTTCGTCGCCTCGGAG ACGCCGCCTTCCTCTGCACATTCTCCTCCTCCTGATACCGGTGGAACGGCGACGCCTTCTCCTACAGAG CCTGTGAACAACACCATCAACGAAGCTGTCACCATCAATCCGCCTTCTTCTCCAAGTGAGATTTCTAATGCTGCAGAAGTGAAGGTGCCGACTTCCTTGCGAGAG ACGGATCTGCAGCTCATACAAGCCAAGAGAGAGATTGCTGCTGCACCAATGATTTCGAATGACTCTGATCTTTATCCTCCATTGTTCCTCAACTTTTCAGTCTTCAAGAG GAGCTACGAGCTGATGGAGAGAATTCTGAAGGTGTACGTCTACGAGGATGGAAACCGACCCCTTTGCCACACACCTGTGCTCCGCGGCATTTACGCCTCCGAAGGATGGTTCATGAAGCTGATGCAGGAAAACCAGCAGTTCGTGGTGAAGGACCCCGAGAAGGCCCACCTGTTCTACCTCCCATATAGCTCGCTCCAGCTTAGAACTCATCTTTACGTCCCCGACTCGCATAGTTTGCAGCCCATATCCATCTTTCAAAGGGACTACGTGAACTCGATCTCTGCTAAGTATCCATTCTGGAACACGACGAAAGGGGCAGATCATTTCCTCGTTGCCTGCCATGACTGGGTAAGcggtctccctctctctctctccctctctgctTATGATCATGTCGTATTCCTCCTAGTGCAGGCACCTTACACAACAAAGCTTCACAACGAGTTGCGACAGAACACGATCAAAGCAGTGTGCAACGCAGATGCTTCCGAGGGGATCTTCGTCCCCGGAAGAGACGTCTCCCTTCCTGAGACGCACATCAGAACGCCCGAAAGGCCAGACAGCGACATTGGAGGAAGACCTGCGTCCGAGAGGGCTATTCTGGCGTTCTTCGCAGGACAAATGCACGGCCGCGTCAGACCGATCCTTGTCGGACAATGGCGGGGGAGAGACGAGGACATGAGGATATACGAAGCTCTGCCGGCGGCCATCGCAAGAAAGATGTCGTACGCCGAACACATGAGGTCGAGCAAGTACTGCGTCTGCCCCATGGGGTACGAGGTGAACAGCCCGAGGATCGTGGAGGCCATCCATTACGAGTGCGTGCCGGTGATCATAGCCGACAACTTCGTGCTGCCGTTCCAGGAGGTGCTCGACTGGAGCGCGTTCTCCGTTGTGGTGGCGGAGAAGGACATACCGAGGTTGAAGGAGATACTGCTAGGAATCGGTGAAGAGAGGTACATGACGATGCAGATGAACGTGAAGAGGTTGCAGAAGCATTTTGTGTGGCATGGGAGGCCGAGAAAGTACGATCTGTTTCACATGATACTGCACTCCATTTGGTATAATAGACTGAACCAAATCCCCGTCCAATAA
- the LOC103987861 gene encoding pentatricopeptide repeat-containing protein At1g77360, mitochondrial-like, which produces MSKRPATDEIPRPDSGKRHYGDTPASVVGDQNRGSPPPPRSSFPSYLDAGPELSPKARLLCEILASNPPTEVERALDAVGVRVSTEDVEAVLKFSYSQPGAAVAFFRWAGSRHLADRHSPYAWNLVVDLLGKNLHFEAMWNAVRSMRSEGLLSLATFASIFSSFCATGRPDDALAAFDTMNLHGVPRETAALNSLLSAVCREGRVATARLFCDGARSSVAPDADSFAILLEGCENDVDHRSAREVFDDMIATVGWDPANVQAYDSFLTILVRSGSYGFAEALRFFEKMKQKRCFPGMKFFRDAIEVLVKKKDAHEAMNIWEELMGRNGCFADTPMYNSMIALQCDLNQIDVALRFFDEMIIYGAFPDLQTYNVLIQFLLKGKKLREAASLFNEMVKNECCPTAANCASLMKTLMDSADFDMALKVWKCMTDNGLPPLEEAGNMLVLALRDVDMLPEACKYAEDMIDRGIKLNSSTLSKLRQSLLKIGKGSIHDHLLRKWKSR; this is translated from the coding sequence ATGTCGAAGCGGCCGGCGACAGATGAGATCCCCCGTCCTGACTCCGGCAAGCGGCACTATGGAGACACCCCCGCTTCCGTCGTCGGGGACCAAAACCGTGGGTCTCCGCCCCCGCCGCGGTCGTCCTTTCCGTCCTACCTCGACGCCGGCCCCGAGTTATCCCCCAAGGCCCGGCTTCTGTGCGAGATTCTCGCCTCCAACCCGCCCACGGAGGTGGAGCGAGCCCTCGACGCTGTCGGCGTCCGTGTCTCCACCGAGGACGTGGAGGCCGTGCTTAAGTTCTCCTACTCCCAACCGGGCGCCGCTGTGGCTTTCTTCCGGTGGGCGGGATCCCGCCACCTCGCCGATCGCCACTCCCCCTACGCGTGGAACCTCGTGGTCGACCTTCTAGGGAAGAACCTACACTTCGAGGCCATGTGGAACGCCGTCCGCTCGATGCGCTCCGAAGGCCTTCTCTCCCTCGCCACCTTCGCCTCCATCTTCTCCTCCTTCTGCGCCACCGGCCGCCCCGATGACGCCCTCGCCGCGTTCGACACCATGAACCTCCACGGTGTCCCCCGAGAAACCGCCGCCCTGAACTCTCTTCTCTCTGCTGTCTGTCGCGAGGGCCGCGTCGCCACCGCGCGCCTCTTCTGCGACGGCGCCCGCTCGTCCGTAGCTCCTGACGCTGACTCTTTTGCCATCCTTCTTGAGGGCTGTGAGAACGATGTTGACCACCGGTCTGCCCGTGAGGTGTTCGACGATATGATCGCTACTGTCGGCTGGGACCCGGCCAACGTCCAGGCCTATGACTCCTTCCTCACCATCCTCGTCCGGTCGGGCTCCTATGGCTTTGCTGAGGCCCTTAGGTTCTTTGAGAAGATGAAGCAAAAGAGGTGCTTTCCAGGAATGAAGTTCTTTCGGGATGCCATCGAGGTGctcgttaagaagaaggatgcccACGAGGCAATGAACATCTGGGAGGAGCTCATGGGACGCAATGGGTGTTTCGCGGACACACCCATGTACAATTCAATGATAGCCTTGCAGTGTGATCTCAATCAGATCGATGTGGCTCTTCGGTTCTTTGACGAGATGATCATCTATGGAGCATTTCCTGACTTACAGACGTACAATGTCTTGATTCAGTTCTTGCTTAAGGGAAAGAAACTAAGGGAGGCTGCTTCTCTATTCAATGAGATGGTTAAGAACGAGTGCTGTCCAACAGCAGCTAACTGTGCTTccttgatgaagactttgatGGATTCAGCAGATTTTGACATGGCCTTAAAGGTATGGAAGTGTATGACTGATAATGGCTTGCCTCCATTGGAGGAGGCCGGAAACATGTTGGTTTTGGCATTACGTGATGTGGACATGCTTCCTGAAGCTTGTAAATATGCAGAGGATATGATAGACAGAGGCATTAAGTTGAATTCATCTACTCTGTCTAAGCTGAGGCAGAGCTTACTAAAAATTGGTAAGGGTAGCATCCACGATCATCTCCTCAGAAAATGGAAATCTCGTTAG
- the LOC135616525 gene encoding rust resistance kinase Lr10-like — protein sequence MGLWKNFMFGRLTSKSRLPIWTSTAGLPQSLAEAVREEETCSLRLPMAATKASAIFPLLLLLPLLHLLSSGFAAAGQEDCPPFSCGQLRDVKYPFRRKDDPAICGNTTYQLSCDANRSTIRIGSADYFVTQISYLSSYDTWIRLVDPNLANGSCLPAQPLSPTNLSTAEFDLYSNYWASFMNCSETIQNDTRYHLLSCLGRKDTYVYVIVAPEADELLYLHPWCEYLSMIPVANDASLFDDPPSSAIDAFSILQKGFDCYISSEISTNSNISGSDGSSPDWKSPLIHECLKEATSMFSDLITSKQLLSIVSSVVRSETHFPACVEDYFNSTFIYGITIAVTVLSLIVQLLIVLLILCRFVMPPIILCVFLAHKLWVSRASVDTVEKFLRAQQTLTPTRYAYTDIVAITRHFRQKLGQGGFGSVFKGELAGGLLVAVKLLGNSKCNGDEFISEVSTIGRIHHVNVVRLVGYCAEGSKRALVYEYMPNGSLDRYIFASKPTTARTFTSEKLIDIAMGVARGIHYLHRGCDMQILHFDIKPHNILLDRNFTPKISDFGLAKLYPKGNSLVSVSAARGTVGYIAPELISRSFGIISHKSDVYSFGMLLMEMAGRRRNVDPRAENSSQVYYPSWIYDKLARQQEIQFDDTSEIEELEKKLAVVGLWCIQIKPSERPTMAKVLEMLEADASSLPMPPKPFFSSVDSTSETKTCLVSSSAELSIISE from the exons ATGGGTTTGTGGAAGAATTTTA TGTTTGGAAGATTGACAAGTAAAAGCAGGCTACCAATATGGACCAGTACTGCAGGGCTTCCACAGTCTTTGGCAGAAGCTGTGCGCGAAGAGGAGACTTGCTCTCTCCGTTTGCCTATGGCCGCCACCAAAGCATCAGCCATCTTTcctctgctgctgctactgccacTGCTGCATCTCCTCTCTTCTGGATTCGCAGCTGCAGGACAAGAAGATTGCCCTCCATTCTCCTGTGGGCAGCTCCGGGACGTCAAATACCCTTTCCGTCGCAAAGATGATCCAGCTATCTGCGGGAACACAACCTACCAACTCAGCTGCGACGCCAACAGATCTACCATCAGGATTGGCTCTGCGGACTACTTCGTCACTCAGATATCGTACCTATCGTCCTATGATACTTGGATCCGGCTGGTGGATCCTAACCTCGCCAATGGAAGTTGTCTCCCTGCCCAACCTTTATCGCCCACCAACTTGTCGACCGCGGAATTCGATTTATATTCAAATTACTGGGCCAGTTTCATGAATTGCAGCGAGACGATCCAGAACGACACACGGTATCACCTCCTTTCATGTCTGGGCCGCAAGGACACGTATGTCTATGTCATCGTAGCCCCAGAAGCAGATGAACTGCTCTACCTTCATCCGTGGTGCGAGTATCTATCAATGATTCCGGTCGCTAATGATGCATCTTTGTTCGACGATCCACCGAGTTCAGCGATCGACGCATTCAGCATCCTGCAGAAGGGGTTCGATTGTTATATAAGTTCAGAGATAAGTACTAATTCAAATATTTCAGGATCAGATGGAAGCAGTCCTGACTGGAAATCTCCCTTAATTCACGAATGTCTGAAAGAAGCCACAAG CATGTTCTCCGACCTAATAACCAGCAAGCAGCTACTATCCATCGTCTCCTCCGTGGTCAGAAGCGAGACTCATTTCCCAGCCTGCGTGGAGGATTACTTCAACAGCACTTTCATTTATGGGATTACCATTGCTGTAACCGTACTCAGTCTGATTGTACAGCTCTTGATAG TACTGTTGATACTATGCCGGTTCGTGATGCCGCCGATCATACTCTGTGTCTTCCTTGCTCACAAACTGTGGGTCAGCCGAGCCTCCGTGGACACCGTGGAGAAGTTCCTCCGCGCTCAGCAAACGCTGACGCCCACCAGGTACGCCTACACCGACATCGTCGCCATCACACGGCACTTCAGGCAGAAGCTAGGCCAGGGAGGGTTCGGATCCGTGTTCAAGGGCGAGCTCGCCGGTGGCCTTCTCGTGGCCGTCAAACTGCTCGGCAACTCCAAATGCAACGGCGACGAGTTCATCAGCGAAGTCTCCACCATCGGCAGGATCCACCATGTGAATGTGGTGAGGCTGGTCGGCTACTGCGCCGAGGGATCCAAGCGGGCGCTCgtctacgagtacatgcccaATGGCTCCCTCGACAGGTACATCTTCGCTTCCAAACCAACCACGGCCCGCACTTTTACCTCGGAAAAGCTCATCGACATAGCCATGGGCGTCGCCCGCGGCATCCACTACTTGCATCGAGGGTGTGACATGCAGATTCTGCACTTCGACATCAAGCCTCATAACATTCTCCTCGACCGCAATTTCACGCCCAAGATTTCTGATTTCGGACTCGCAAAACTGTATCCAAAGGGCAACAGTCTGGTGTCAGTCAGTGCCGCCAGGGGGACGGTGGGATACATAGCTCCCGAGTTGATCTCCAGGAGCTTTGGAATCATATCGCACAAATCAGATGTCTATAGCTTTGGGATGCTGCTGATGGAGATGGCAGGAAGGAGGAGGAACGTGGATCCTCGTGCAGAGAATTCGAGCCAGGTTTACTATCCTTCGTGGATATACGATAAGCTCGCTCGGCAGCAGGAGATCCAATTCGACGACACCTCGGAGATAGAGGAGTTGGAGAAGAAGCTGGCGGTGGTTGGATTGTGGTGCATCCAAATAAAGCCATCGGAGAGACCGACAATGGCAAAGGTGTTGGAAATGCTGGAAGCTGATGCGAGCAGCCTACCGATGCCCCCCAAACCCTTCTTTTCCTCCGTGGATTCCACTTCAGAAACAAAGACTTGCTTGGTTTCATCTTCCGCTGAGCTATCCATCATCTCGGAATGA